The Pseudomonas sp. DG56-2 genome contains a region encoding:
- a CDS encoding ABC transporter substrate-binding protein: MLFTKRASAVLAASLLTLTCQVALAADSLNFVSWGGSTQDAQKQAWAEPFSDASKVRVVQDGPTDYGKLKAMVESGNVQWDVVDVEADFALRAAAEGLLEPLDFNTIKRDRIDPRFVSDHGVGSFFFSFVLGYNEGKLGANKPLDWSALFDTSTYPGKRALYKWPSPGVLELALLADGVAADKLYPLDLDRAFKKLDTIKKDIVWWGGGAQSQQLLASGEVSMGQFWNGRVYALQQDGAPVGVSWKQNLVMADFLVVPKGAKNKEAAMKFLAEASSAKGQAEFANLTAYAPVNLDSIGLLKPELASNLPTAYAQDQVTLDFAYWAKNGPAIATRWNEWLVK; this comes from the coding sequence ATGCTGTTCACCAAACGCGCAAGTGCAGTGCTGGCTGCCAGCCTGCTGACATTGACCTGCCAGGTTGCCCTGGCCGCCGACAGCCTGAATTTCGTCAGCTGGGGCGGCAGCACCCAGGATGCGCAGAAGCAGGCCTGGGCCGAACCCTTCAGTGATGCCAGCAAGGTCCGCGTGGTCCAGGACGGTCCTACGGACTATGGCAAACTCAAAGCCATGGTCGAAAGCGGCAACGTGCAATGGGATGTGGTCGATGTCGAAGCCGACTTCGCCTTGCGCGCCGCAGCCGAAGGCCTGCTTGAGCCGCTCGATTTCAACACCATCAAGCGTGACCGCATCGACCCGCGCTTCGTTTCCGATCATGGCGTCGGTTCATTCTTCTTCTCCTTCGTTCTGGGCTACAACGAAGGCAAGCTCGGCGCCAACAAGCCGCTGGACTGGAGCGCACTGTTCGACACCAGCACCTACCCCGGCAAACGTGCCCTGTACAAGTGGCCAAGCCCCGGCGTGCTGGAACTGGCCCTGCTGGCAGACGGCGTGGCTGCCGACAAGCTCTATCCGCTGGACCTGGACCGCGCCTTCAAGAAACTCGACACCATCAAGAAAGACATCGTCTGGTGGGGCGGCGGCGCTCAATCCCAGCAACTGCTGGCCTCTGGTGAAGTGAGCATGGGCCAGTTCTGGAACGGTCGCGTCTATGCCCTGCAGCAAGACGGTGCGCCGGTCGGTGTGAGCTGGAAACAGAACCTGGTCATGGCCGACTTTCTAGTTGTTCCCAAGGGCGCGAAAAACAAGGAAGCGGCGATGAAGTTTCTTGCCGAGGCCAGCAGCGCCAAAGGCCAGGCCGAGTTTGCCAATCTGACTGCCTACGCCCCGGTAAACCTCGACAGCATCGGCCTGCTCAAACCCGAACTGGCCTCTAACCTGCCAACCGCTTACGCACAGGATCAAGTCACTCTGGACTTTGCCTATTGGGCCAAGAACGGGCCGGCCATCGCCACCCGCTGGAATGAGTGGCTGGTCAAATGA
- a CDS encoding TetR/AcrR family transcriptional regulator, with product MARRTRADMEETRATLLATARKVFSECGYADTSMDDLTAQAGLTRGALYHHFGDKKGLLAAVVTQIDTEMDARLQAISDSAENPWDGFRHRCRGYLQMALEPEIQRIVLRDARAVLGGASPDSQRHCLESMQHLIADLIEQGMLAKAEPQALAALIYGSLAEAAFWIADGEDGTARLAQSVAALELLLRGLLLKR from the coding sequence ATGGCCCGCCGTACCCGCGCCGATATGGAAGAAACCCGCGCCACCTTGCTGGCGACCGCTCGCAAGGTATTCAGTGAATGCGGCTATGCCGACACTTCGATGGATGACCTTACCGCACAGGCAGGCCTAACTCGAGGAGCGCTCTATCATCATTTTGGTGACAAGAAGGGGCTGCTGGCGGCAGTAGTAACACAGATCGACACCGAGATGGATGCGCGCCTGCAGGCCATCTCTGACAGCGCCGAGAACCCTTGGGATGGTTTTCGCCACCGTTGCCGTGGCTATCTGCAAATGGCCCTGGAACCGGAAATCCAGCGCATCGTGTTGCGCGATGCGAGGGCAGTACTGGGTGGCGCATCGCCGGATTCGCAGCGCCATTGCCTTGAATCGATGCAGCATCTGATCGCTGATCTCATCGAGCAGGGCATGCTGGCCAAGGCCGAGCCTCAGGCATTGGCCGCATTGATCTACGGCAGTCTGGCGGAAGCGGCGTTCTGGATCGCGGACGGTGAAGACGGTACTGCTCGATTGGCGCAAAGCGTTGCAGCGTTGGAGTTACTGTTACGTGGCTTGCTGCTCAAACGTTAG
- a CDS encoding aldehyde dehydrogenase (NADP(+)) translates to MPDIIGHNYIGGARSAAGNPTLRSHEASSGAALPYHFYQATGEEVDAAANAAAHAYPALRSLAPLRRAEFLDAIATQLDALGDDFIQLVTRETALPNARILGERARTSGQMRLFAQVLRRGDFLGARIDRAQPDRQPLPRADLRQYRLGVGPVAVFGASNFPLAFSTAGGDTAAALAAGCPVVFKAHSGHMATAEAVADAIIRAAEQTDMPKGVFNMIYGAGVGEALVKHPAIQAVGFTGSLKGGRALCDMAAARPQPIPVFAEMSSINPVLVLPEALAVRGEHIARELAASVVLGCGQFCTNPGLVIGIRCAAFSVFTEQLAAQLAEQPAQTMLNAGTLASYNNGVQALLAHPGISHLAGQAQVGNQAHPQLFKADVRLLIEGEPLLQEEVFGPATVVVEVADAQQLQQVLNSLHGQLTATLIAQPEDLHTYAHLLPILEQKVGRVLFNGYPTGVEVCDAMVHGGPYPATSDARGTSVGSLAIDRFLRPLCYQNCPDALLPAALQNANPLGIARLVDGQSSRAAL, encoded by the coding sequence ATGCCGGATATCATCGGCCACAACTACATCGGCGGTGCGCGCAGCGCCGCCGGCAATCCAACGCTGCGCAGCCACGAAGCCAGCAGCGGCGCAGCCTTGCCCTACCACTTTTACCAGGCTACCGGCGAAGAGGTAGATGCCGCGGCCAACGCCGCAGCCCATGCATACCCTGCATTGCGCAGTCTGGCGCCACTACGCCGGGCGGAGTTTCTCGACGCCATTGCCACGCAACTCGACGCGCTGGGAGATGACTTCATCCAGTTGGTCACCCGCGAAACGGCACTGCCCAACGCCCGTATCCTCGGCGAGCGCGCACGCACCAGCGGGCAGATGCGCCTGTTTGCCCAGGTACTGCGCCGCGGTGATTTCCTCGGTGCGCGGATCGACCGCGCACAGCCCGATCGCCAACCGCTGCCACGCGCCGATCTGCGCCAGTACCGTCTTGGCGTAGGGCCGGTGGCGGTGTTTGGCGCCAGCAACTTCCCCCTGGCGTTCTCCACCGCAGGCGGCGACACCGCGGCGGCGCTGGCTGCCGGTTGCCCGGTGGTGTTCAAGGCGCACAGCGGTCATATGGCCACCGCCGAGGCCGTCGCCGATGCGATTATTCGCGCCGCCGAACAGACCGACATGCCTAAAGGTGTGTTCAACATGATCTACGGCGCTGGCGTCGGCGAGGCATTGGTCAAACACCCGGCTATCCAGGCGGTTGGTTTTACCGGCTCACTCAAAGGCGGTCGGGCGCTGTGCGACATGGCTGCGGCGCGCCCGCAGCCGATTCCGGTATTTGCGGAAATGAGCAGCATCAACCCGGTATTGGTGCTACCTGAGGCGCTGGCTGTACGTGGCGAACACATCGCCCGCGAGCTGGCCGCCTCGGTGGTGCTCGGCTGCGGGCAATTCTGTACCAACCCAGGGCTGGTCATCGGCATTCGTTGCGCGGCGTTCAGTGTCTTCACCGAGCAGTTGGCTGCACAACTGGCCGAACAGCCTGCGCAAACCATGCTCAATGCCGGCACCCTCGCCAGCTACAACAACGGCGTGCAAGCGCTGCTCGCCCATCCAGGCATCAGCCATCTTGCCGGGCAAGCGCAAGTGGGTAATCAAGCTCACCCACAGTTGTTCAAGGCCGATGTACGACTATTGATTGAGGGCGAGCCGCTGTTGCAGGAAGAGGTGTTTGGTCCGGCCACCGTAGTGGTGGAAGTGGCCGATGCCCAACAACTACAGCAAGTCTTGAACAGCCTGCATGGCCAGCTTACGGCAACGTTGATTGCGCAGCCCGAGGATTTGCACACCTACGCCCACCTGCTGCCGATACTGGAACAAAAAGTCGGGCGCGTGCTGTTCAATGGCTACCCCACCGGCGTCGAGGTCTGCGATGCGATGGTACACGGCGGCCCCTACCCCGCGACATCGGATGCACGGGGCACCTCCGTCGGCAGCCTGGCCATCGATCGTTTCCTGCGTCCGCTGTGCTATCAGAACTGTCCGGATGCGCTGTTGCCAGCAGCGTTGCAGAATGCCAATCCGCTGGGTATTGCCCGGTTGGTTGATGGCCAAAGTAGCCGGGCCGCACTGTAG
- the ribBA gene encoding bifunctional 3,4-dihydroxy-2-butanone-4-phosphate synthase/GTP cyclohydrolase II encodes MPFNSIEEILEDYRQGKMVLLVDDEDRENEGDLLIAAERCDAQAISFMAREARGLICLTLTDDHCQRLGLEQMVPANGSAFSTAFTVSIEAAQGVTTGISAADRACTVAAAVAANARAEDLVQPGHIFPLRAREGGVLTRAGHTEAGCDLARLAGFSPASVIVEVLNDDGTMARRPDLEVFAARHGIKIGTIADLIHYRLSNEQTVKRIGERELLTVHGVFRLVTYEDCVEGGVHMAMVMGNIHREQPTLVRVHVIDPLRDLVGAEYAGPANWTLWAALEKVAAQGNGVVVILANHESSQALLERVPHLTQPPRPYQRAQARTYSEVGTGAQILQDLGVGKLRHLGPPLKYAGLTGYDLEVVQNIPFTA; translated from the coding sequence ATGCCCTTCAACAGCATCGAAGAAATCCTGGAGGACTACCGCCAAGGCAAGATGGTCCTGTTGGTGGACGACGAAGACCGCGAAAACGAAGGCGACCTGTTGATCGCCGCCGAGCGCTGCGACGCCCAGGCCATCAGCTTCATGGCGCGCGAGGCACGTGGGCTGATCTGCCTGACCCTTACCGATGACCACTGTCAGCGGCTTGGCCTTGAGCAAATGGTGCCCGCCAATGGCAGCGCGTTCAGCACCGCATTCACTGTCTCGATCGAGGCAGCCCAGGGCGTTACCACCGGTATTTCCGCCGCTGATCGCGCCTGCACCGTCGCCGCCGCGGTCGCAGCGAATGCTCGCGCCGAAGACCTGGTACAGCCGGGACACATCTTTCCGCTGCGCGCCCGGGAAGGCGGTGTATTGACCCGTGCCGGGCACACCGAAGCCGGCTGCGACCTGGCCCGCCTGGCCGGGTTCAGCCCCGCCTCAGTTATTGTCGAAGTGCTCAACGACGACGGCACCATGGCCCGTCGCCCGGATCTGGAAGTGTTCGCTGCCCGACACGGAATCAAGATCGGCACCATCGCCGACCTGATCCATTACCGGCTGAGCAACGAACAAACAGTCAAGCGCATCGGTGAACGCGAACTGCTTACCGTGCATGGCGTCTTTCGTCTGGTGACCTACGAGGACTGTGTCGAAGGCGGCGTGCATATGGCTATGGTCATGGGCAACATTCACCGTGAGCAGCCAACGTTGGTGCGTGTGCATGTGATTGACCCACTGCGCGACCTGGTCGGTGCCGAGTACGCAGGCCCTGCCAACTGGACCTTATGGGCGGCACTGGAGAAAGTTGCCGCACAAGGCAATGGCGTGGTGGTCATTCTGGCCAACCACGAATCCTCCCAGGCCCTGCTGGAACGGGTACCACACTTGACCCAACCGCCGCGCCCCTACCAGCGCGCGCAGGCGCGCACGTATTCAGAGGTTGGAACGGGCGCACAGATTCTCCAGGACCTTGGCGTGGGCAAGCTGCGTCACTTGGGGCCGCCGCTCAAATATGCCGGGTTGACCGGCTACGACCTGGAAGTGGTGCAAAACATCCCCTTCACTGCCTGA
- a CDS encoding LysR family transcriptional regulator — MDIELARTFLEVVRSGSLVSAAERLHVTQTAITARVQKLEQQLSCQLFIRSRSGASLTADGEAFVVYANQLVQTWEAARRDLPLPEGCHQVLHIGGEVSLGNPMVLDWVSALHQSMPSHAIRNEVSDGESLLRKLEMGVLDAVLVYQPTYGPGLQVEQLMEEKLIRIRRKDKPEPYIYIDWGQAFRRQHDAALPECARPALSFNLGPLALQFILENGGSGYFRTRVVQSYLDSGIFERVPQAPEFTYPTYLVHARERDTEALQQAFRILRQVVADGDSDWSQRWDPII; from the coding sequence ATGGATATCGAGCTCGCCCGCACCTTTCTTGAAGTTGTCCGCAGTGGCAGCCTGGTTTCCGCTGCCGAACGCCTGCATGTCACCCAGACCGCCATCACCGCCCGCGTGCAGAAGCTCGAACAGCAACTGTCCTGCCAACTGTTCATTCGCAGCCGCAGCGGTGCCAGTCTGACTGCCGATGGCGAAGCTTTCGTGGTCTACGCCAATCAGTTGGTGCAAACCTGGGAAGCCGCCCGCCGCGACCTGCCATTACCCGAAGGGTGTCATCAGGTACTACACATCGGCGGCGAAGTGAGTCTGGGCAATCCAATGGTGCTCGACTGGGTCAGCGCCTTGCACCAAAGCATGCCCAGCCATGCCATTCGCAACGAAGTCAGCGACGGCGAATCATTGCTGCGCAAGCTGGAAATGGGTGTACTCGACGCGGTACTGGTATATCAGCCTACCTATGGCCCCGGCTTGCAGGTAGAGCAACTGATGGAAGAAAAGCTCATCCGTATCCGCCGCAAGGACAAACCCGAGCCTTACATCTACATCGACTGGGGCCAGGCCTTCCGCCGTCAGCATGACGCTGCCTTGCCCGAGTGCGCGCGCCCGGCGCTGAGTTTCAACCTCGGCCCCCTGGCGCTGCAGTTCATCCTCGAAAACGGTGGCAGCGGCTATTTCCGCACCCGGGTGGTACAGAGCTACCTGGACAGCGGTATCTTCGAGCGCGTGCCGCAGGCGCCGGAGTTCACCTACCCCACCTACCTGGTACACGCCCGCGAGCGCGATACTGAAGCCCTGCAACAAGCCTTCAGAATATTGCGCCAGGTGGTGGCTGACGGTGACAGCGACTGGTCACAACGCTGGGACCCGATCATCTGA
- a CDS encoding ABC transporter permease, with translation MLLTPNAMSRRLRYGLYTTTGLIALFLLLPIVFIVLLSFGSSQWLVFPPPGWTLKWYGQFFSNAEWMDAALASLKVALLTTVCAVALGLPTAFALVRGRFPGREMLYGLFTLPMIVPLVIIAVAVYALFLKLGYTGTLFSFVVSHVIVALPFTIISIINSLKLFDQSIEDAAVICGASRLQAIVKVTFPAIRPGMIAGGLFAFLVSWDEVVLSVMMASPTLQTLPVKMWTTLRQDLTPVIAVASTLLIGLSLLVMVIAAALRRRNEVSA, from the coding sequence ATGCTCCTGACACCCAACGCCATGAGCCGGCGCTTGCGCTACGGCCTATACACCACCACCGGGCTGATTGCATTGTTCCTGCTGCTGCCGATCGTGTTCATCGTGCTGCTGTCGTTCGGCTCATCACAATGGCTGGTATTCCCGCCACCGGGCTGGACGCTGAAATGGTACGGCCAGTTTTTCTCCAACGCCGAGTGGATGGACGCTGCCCTGGCCAGCTTGAAAGTGGCGCTGCTGACGACCGTCTGCGCTGTTGCCCTGGGCCTGCCGACCGCCTTTGCCCTGGTACGTGGGCGCTTTCCCGGGCGCGAGATGCTCTACGGCCTGTTCACCCTGCCGATGATTGTGCCGCTGGTGATCATTGCCGTGGCGGTCTATGCCCTGTTCCTCAAGCTGGGCTACACCGGCACGCTGTTTTCCTTCGTGGTCAGCCACGTCATCGTCGCCCTGCCGTTCACCATCATCTCGATCATCAATTCGCTCAAGCTATTCGACCAGTCCATTGAAGATGCCGCCGTGATTTGCGGCGCCTCGCGCCTGCAGGCGATCGTCAAGGTGACCTTCCCGGCGATCCGTCCGGGCATGATCGCCGGTGGTTTGTTCGCCTTTCTGGTGTCGTGGGACGAAGTGGTGCTGAGCGTAATGATGGCCAGCCCTACCCTGCAAACCTTGCCGGTAAAAATGTGGACCACCCTGCGCCAGGACCTGACCCCGGTTATCGCCGTCGCCTCGACGTTGCTGATCGGTCTGTCGCTGCTGGTCATGGTGATCGCCGCCGCCCTGCGTCGGCGCAACGAAGTCAGCGCTTGA
- a CDS encoding HPP family protein: MSSRSLNNWITRLLPAPLNIPPKEWLRAGVGALLGLFLAGAASSYAFGSEVALHLLGPLAASAVLLFAVHSGALAQPWPFVGSYACATVVGLVLHHWLGSTLWVAALALGLSLLVMCLLRCLHPPGGGVAVSVVLLDPSLTALGDKVFEPIMLNALVLVGVAVIYNRLTGVRYPKMAALRKDLHHTADVSPGERVGVSGADLDQALEELGEFVDITRDELERIIAATEQHALQRSLGGITAASVMSRDVQEATPGMTLQQAWKALSRHHLKALPVLDEARQLVGIVTLSDLVGAVMAQQGFSWRGLVRRRQVRVEQIMSRPVITVRSKEPAVALIPLLSEQGLHCLPVLEGQQLVGMITQTDLIAGLKRHLLSTAAHSDDRVPAL, from the coding sequence ATGTCTTCGCGCAGTCTGAACAACTGGATTACCCGGCTGTTGCCGGCCCCGCTGAACATCCCCCCAAAAGAATGGTTACGCGCAGGCGTGGGGGCATTGCTTGGTCTGTTTCTGGCTGGTGCTGCCAGCAGTTACGCCTTTGGTAGCGAAGTAGCCTTGCACTTGCTCGGGCCGCTGGCGGCCTCGGCTGTGTTGCTGTTTGCCGTGCATTCCGGGGCGTTGGCGCAGCCTTGGCCCTTTGTCGGCAGCTATGCCTGTGCGACCGTAGTCGGCCTGGTGCTGCACCATTGGCTGGGTTCGACGCTGTGGGTGGCAGCGTTGGCACTTGGCTTGTCGTTGTTGGTGATGTGCCTGTTGCGCTGCCTGCATCCCCCGGGCGGCGGCGTCGCCGTCAGCGTGGTTCTGCTCGATCCTTCGCTCACTGCGCTGGGCGACAAGGTGTTCGAGCCGATCATGCTCAACGCTTTGGTATTGGTTGGCGTGGCGGTGATTTACAACCGTCTTACCGGGGTTCGCTATCCGAAGATGGCGGCGCTACGAAAGGATCTGCATCACACCGCCGATGTGTCACCGGGTGAGCGGGTCGGCGTCAGTGGCGCAGACCTGGATCAGGCGCTGGAAGAGTTGGGCGAGTTTGTCGACATCACCCGCGATGAGCTTGAGCGGATCATCGCCGCCACTGAACAGCATGCGTTGCAGCGTAGCCTCGGTGGCATCACCGCCGCTTCGGTCATGTCGCGGGACGTGCAGGAAGCCACGCCGGGAATGACCTTGCAGCAGGCCTGGAAAGCGCTCTCGCGCCATCACTTGAAAGCTTTGCCAGTGCTGGATGAGGCGCGGCAACTGGTGGGCATCGTCACCCTCAGCGATCTGGTCGGTGCAGTCATGGCGCAACAGGGGTTCAGTTGGCGCGGCCTGGTGCGTCGTCGCCAGGTGCGGGTCGAGCAGATCATGAGTCGACCGGTCATCACCGTGCGCAGCAAAGAACCGGCTGTCGCGTTGATTCCTCTACTCAGCGAACAAGGGCTGCACTGCCTGCCTGTGCTCGAGGGGCAGCAGTTGGTGGGGATGATTACGCAGACTGACTTGATTGCCGGGCTCAAGCGGCACTTGCTCAGCACCGCAGCACATTCAGATGATCGGGTCCCAGCGTTGTGA
- a CDS encoding ABC transporter permease, which produces MKVAINALHAASGAPGNGTQGAAVTHTTPFRQRWRGSRNLLPALLFLGLFFFAPLIGLLLRGVLEPEPGLGNYEQLFANSAYARVLFNTFSVAGLVTLISVLLGFPLAWAITLVPRGWGRWLLNIVLLSMWTSLLARTYSWLVLLQASGVINKMLMALGIIDAPLEMVHNLTGVVIGMSYIMIPFIVLPLQATMQAIDPMVLQAGSICGASPWTNFFKVFLPLCRSGLFSGALMVFVMSLGYYVTPALLGGAQNMMLPEFIVQQVQSFLNWGLASAAAALLIAITLVLFYFYLKLQPESPVGNSNGR; this is translated from the coding sequence ATGAAAGTCGCGATCAATGCCTTGCACGCTGCATCCGGTGCTCCCGGCAACGGCACCCAGGGAGCGGCAGTGACGCACACGACCCCATTTCGTCAGCGCTGGCGCGGTAGCCGTAACCTGCTCCCGGCCTTGCTGTTCCTCGGCCTGTTCTTTTTCGCGCCGCTGATCGGCCTGCTGCTGCGCGGCGTGTTGGAGCCCGAACCGGGCCTTGGTAACTACGAGCAACTGTTCGCCAACTCAGCCTACGCGCGCGTGTTGTTCAACACCTTTTCGGTAGCCGGCCTGGTAACCCTGATCAGCGTACTGTTGGGCTTTCCCCTGGCCTGGGCGATTACCCTGGTGCCCCGCGGCTGGGGACGCTGGCTGCTGAACATAGTGCTGCTGTCGATGTGGACCAGCCTGCTGGCGCGCACCTACTCCTGGCTGGTGCTGCTGCAAGCGTCGGGTGTGATCAACAAAATGCTGATGGCACTGGGCATCATCGATGCGCCGCTGGAGATGGTCCATAACCTCACCGGCGTGGTCATCGGCATGAGCTACATCATGATCCCCTTTATCGTCCTGCCCCTGCAGGCCACCATGCAGGCCATCGATCCGATGGTCTTGCAGGCAGGCTCGATCTGCGGCGCCAGCCCCTGGACCAACTTCTTCAAGGTGTTCTTGCCACTGTGCCGTTCCGGGCTGTTTTCCGGCGCCTTGATGGTCTTCGTGATGTCGCTGGGGTACTACGTGACGCCAGCGTTGCTGGGCGGTGCGCAGAACATGATGCTGCCTGAGTTCATTGTCCAGCAGGTGCAATCGTTCCTCAATTGGGGCCTGGCCAGCGCTGCTGCTGCGTTGCTGATCGCCATCACCCTGGTGCTGTTCTACTTCTACCTGAAGTTGCAACCGGAATCCCCGGTCGGCAACAGCAACGGGAGGTGA
- a CDS encoding Ldh family oxidoreductase: MIRLTLSDAHSLANSILLHNGFSPDHAKAVSDTIVAGERDGCASHGLYRVLGCVSSLKAGKVVPDALPEVIDQAPSIVRVDAGGGFSQLAFQAALPLLQAKARRNGIAALAINHCVHFSALWVEIEQLAEAGLVALAFTPSHAWVAPAGGHQPVFGTNPIAFGWPRAGKHPYVFDFATSAIARGDIELHRRAGKAIPEGWGVDEQGKPSTDPNVVLDRGAMLTFGGHKGSALAAMVELIAGPLIGDLTSAESLAHADGSKSSPYHGELLIVLDPQRFLGDATDQHLARAEAVFENIEGQGARLPSQRRYAARARSLEEGVEIPEALYNDLKALLN, from the coding sequence ATGATCCGATTGACCCTGTCCGACGCCCATTCGTTGGCGAACTCGATTCTCTTGCACAACGGCTTTTCGCCAGACCATGCCAAGGCGGTCAGCGATACCATCGTCGCTGGCGAGCGCGACGGTTGTGCATCCCATGGCCTGTACCGGGTGCTGGGGTGTGTCAGCTCGTTGAAGGCTGGCAAGGTGGTGCCTGACGCACTGCCGGAAGTGATCGACCAGGCGCCATCGATCGTACGCGTCGATGCTGGCGGCGGTTTTTCGCAACTGGCGTTCCAGGCCGCCTTGCCATTGTTGCAAGCCAAGGCGAGGCGCAACGGCATCGCGGCCCTGGCGATCAATCATTGCGTGCACTTTTCAGCCCTGTGGGTCGAGATCGAGCAGTTGGCCGAGGCCGGTCTGGTTGCCTTGGCGTTTACCCCAAGCCATGCCTGGGTGGCGCCTGCCGGTGGTCATCAGCCGGTGTTCGGCACCAACCCGATTGCTTTTGGCTGGCCGCGTGCAGGCAAACATCCTTATGTATTCGACTTCGCTACCAGTGCGATTGCCCGTGGCGACATCGAACTGCATCGGCGTGCAGGCAAGGCAATTCCCGAAGGATGGGGCGTGGACGAGCAGGGCAAGCCGAGCACCGATCCCAACGTGGTACTCGACCGTGGCGCGATGCTGACGTTTGGCGGGCACAAGGGGTCGGCACTGGCGGCGATGGTCGAGCTGATTGCTGGGCCATTGATCGGTGACCTGACCAGTGCTGAATCACTGGCCCATGCCGATGGCAGCAAGTCGTCGCCGTACCATGGCGAATTGCTGATCGTTCTGGACCCACAGCGCTTTCTGGGAGATGCCACCGATCAACACCTGGCCCGGGCCGAAGCGGTGTTCGAGAACATCGAAGGACAGGGCGCGCGGTTGCCATCGCAGCGTCGCTATGCCGCGCGGGCACGTAGCCTGGAGGAGGGGGTAGAAATCCCGGAAGCCTTGTACAACGACCTCAAGGCCCTATTGAATTAA
- a CDS encoding ABC transporter ATP-binding protein: MSAVLNESQHDKTLVSLRSLNKHYGDFAAVDDINLDIQDGEFLTFLGSSGSGKSTTLSMLAGFETPSSGEILVSGQSLVNVPPHKRDIGMVFQRYSLFPHLSVRDNIAFPLAIRKRSAAERDKQVDAMLKLVQLDSFAHRRPAQLSGGQQQRVAIARALVYEPRILLMDEPLGALDKKLREDLQDELRQLHRRLGITIVYVTHDQEEAMRLSQRIAIFSHGKIVGLGTGYDLYQNPPNAFVASFLGNSNFLRVSAHGNGAASFEGQPLAMRLTPGLTEGQEVLLMVRPEKAVALTAEQAAREPLPAGWNQVTARVSEVLFLGESQTCSVVTPGGTAMTVKALSAAGMPMQPGDQVSVRWAVSDACVYTQWAPSDLNKAAGAH, encoded by the coding sequence ATGAGTGCAGTCCTCAACGAATCCCAGCACGACAAGACGCTGGTCAGCCTGCGTAGCCTGAACAAGCACTATGGCGACTTCGCCGCGGTGGACGACATCAACCTCGACATCCAGGACGGCGAGTTCCTTACCTTCCTGGGTTCCAGCGGCTCGGGCAAGAGCACAACCTTGTCGATGCTTGCCGGCTTCGAAACGCCGAGCAGCGGCGAAATTCTGGTCAGCGGCCAGTCGCTGGTCAACGTACCGCCGCACAAGCGCGACATCGGCATGGTGTTCCAGCGCTATTCACTGTTTCCGCATCTGTCTGTGCGCGACAACATCGCCTTTCCCCTGGCCATTCGCAAACGCAGTGCCGCCGAGCGCGACAAACAGGTCGATGCCATGCTCAAGCTGGTGCAATTGGACAGCTTCGCCCATCGGCGTCCGGCGCAACTGTCCGGTGGCCAGCAGCAGCGCGTGGCGATTGCCCGGGCGCTGGTCTACGAGCCACGCATTCTGTTGATGGACGAACCGCTCGGTGCGCTGGACAAAAAACTGCGCGAAGACCTGCAGGATGAACTGCGCCAACTGCATCGTCGCCTGGGGATCACCATCGTCTACGTCACTCACGACCAGGAAGAAGCTATGCGCCTGTCCCAGCGCATCGCCATTTTCAGCCATGGCAAGATCGTCGGCCTGGGTACTGGCTACGATCTTTACCAGAACCCACCGAATGCCTTTGTTGCCTCGTTTTTGGGTAACTCCAACTTCCTTCGGGTAAGCGCTCATGGCAATGGTGCGGCCAGCTTTGAAGGGCAGCCGCTGGCTATGCGCCTGACACCGGGGTTGACTGAAGGCCAGGAGGTGTTGCTGATGGTGCGGCCAGAAAAAGCTGTGGCCCTGACAGCTGAGCAAGCGGCGCGTGAACCACTGCCAGCCGGTTGGAATCAGGTTACGGCGCGGGTCAGTGAAGTGCTTTTTCTAGGTGAAAGTCAGACGTGCAGCGTCGTCACACCGGGCGGCACTGCAATGACTGTCAAGGCGCTGTCTGCGGCGGGTATGCCGATGCAGCCTGGTGATCAGGTGAGTGTACGCTGGGCGGTATCCGATGCTTGTGTGTACACCCAATGGGCGCCAAGCGACCTGAACAAAGCAGCTGGAGCGCACTGA
- a CDS encoding DUF1330 domain-containing protein, with the protein MKAYWIAHVDVSDPAHYQQYTQRAPAAFAAFGGRLLARGGRSEAMEGRPTPQRSVVIEFDSYEQAVACYRSEQYQQACSYRQGVARAEVIIVEGVEP; encoded by the coding sequence ATGAAGGCTTACTGGATTGCCCATGTCGACGTCAGCGACCCAGCGCACTATCAGCAATACACCCAGAGGGCGCCGGCTGCCTTTGCGGCCTTTGGTGGTCGTTTGCTTGCCCGGGGCGGGCGCAGCGAAGCGATGGAAGGGCGGCCAACGCCGCAACGTAGTGTGGTTATCGAATTCGATTCCTACGAGCAGGCCGTGGCCTGTTATCGCTCGGAGCAGTACCAGCAGGCGTGCAGTTATCGTCAGGGGGTAGCCCGGGCCGAGGTAATCATCGTCGAGGGTGTCGAACCCTAG